A genomic segment from Burkholderia plantarii encodes:
- a CDS encoding alpha/beta hydrolase codes for MKIVKPLLIAAAVSAIAAASSAFAAGAATSTAPATPDATTTRFLAALNGAKGPGLETLAPAKARQVLVDAQNGVKVDLSGIDVSTRTIEQDGLSVPVTIVRPQGAKGTLPVFMFFHGGGWILGDFPTHERLVRDLVVQSGAVAVFVNYTPSPEAQYPVAINQAYAATRWVAAHGDEIGVDGSRLAVVGNSVGGNMAAVVALMAKDKGGPAIRFQGLLWPVTDHNFNDGSYQAYQKDHFLTRPMMKWFWDAYTTKEAQRNEIYASPLRASTAELKGLPPALIQVAQFDVLRDEGEAYGRKLDAAGVEATTTRYDGTIHDFGLLNALAEDAPTKAAMKAMASELKSRLN; via the coding sequence ATGAAGATCGTCAAGCCCCTGCTGATCGCCGCCGCCGTGTCCGCGATCGCCGCCGCCAGTTCCGCGTTCGCCGCCGGTGCGGCCACCTCCACCGCGCCGGCCACGCCCGACGCCACCACCACGCGCTTTCTCGCCGCGCTGAACGGCGCGAAGGGGCCAGGCCTCGAAACGCTGGCGCCGGCCAAGGCCCGCCAGGTGCTGGTGGACGCGCAGAACGGCGTGAAGGTGGACCTGTCGGGCATCGACGTGTCGACGCGCACCATCGAGCAGGACGGCCTGAGCGTGCCGGTAACGATCGTGCGTCCGCAGGGCGCGAAGGGCACGCTGCCGGTGTTCATGTTCTTCCACGGCGGCGGCTGGATCCTCGGCGATTTCCCGACCCACGAGCGGCTGGTGCGCGACCTCGTCGTGCAGTCGGGCGCGGTGGCGGTGTTCGTGAACTACACGCCGTCGCCGGAAGCGCAGTACCCGGTGGCGATCAACCAGGCCTACGCGGCGACCCGATGGGTGGCCGCGCACGGCGACGAGATCGGCGTGGACGGCAGCCGCCTCGCGGTGGTCGGCAACAGCGTGGGCGGCAACATGGCGGCGGTCGTCGCGCTGATGGCCAAGGACAAGGGCGGCCCGGCGATCCGTTTCCAGGGCCTGCTCTGGCCGGTGACGGACCACAACTTCAACGACGGCTCGTATCAGGCCTACCAGAAGGACCACTTCCTGACGCGGCCGATGATGAAGTGGTTCTGGGACGCGTACACGACGAAGGAAGCGCAGCGCAACGAGATCTACGCGTCGCCGCTGCGCGCCTCGACGGCCGAGCTGAAGGGCCTGCCGCCGGCGCTGATCCAGGTCGCGCAGTTCGACGTGCTGCGTGACGAGGGCGAGGCCTACGGCCGCAAGCTCGACGCGGCCGGCGTGGAAGCCACCACCACGCGCTACGACGGCACGATCCACGACTTCGGCCTGCTCAACGCGCTGGCCGAGGACGCGCCGACCAAGGCCGCGATGAAGGCGATGGCGAGCGAGCTGAAGTCGCGCCTGAACTGA
- the kdgR gene encoding DNA-binding transcriptional regulator KdgR, whose product MKSTPRSRVGGAPNPAAPAPVDPAAGPAAEAGGDRTESVAAVGKVFTILAAMGASGARQAGTAIGVAELSRQSGMSRPGVQRLLQTLVALGYVAREPDTEHYRLTMQLFELGAKALESVDLVREADLEMRRIAAATREAIHLGALDDDAIIYIHKIDADYGLRMQSRIGRRNPLHSTAIGKVLLAWMPDDEVREILARVEFRPSTARTLGSAQALLAILPSVREQGYGEDDEEQEEGLRCLAAPIFNRFGNVVAALSISFPTMRCGANTKTHYVALLREAGQAISARIGYRGAWPGPGAGR is encoded by the coding sequence ATGAAATCAACGCCCAGGTCACGCGTCGGCGGCGCGCCGAACCCGGCAGCCCCGGCCCCCGTCGATCCGGCGGCGGGTCCGGCGGCCGAGGCGGGCGGCGACCGCACCGAATCGGTCGCGGCCGTCGGCAAGGTCTTCACGATCCTTGCCGCGATGGGCGCGAGCGGCGCGCGGCAGGCCGGTACCGCGATCGGCGTGGCCGAGCTGTCCCGGCAATCGGGCATGTCGCGCCCGGGCGTGCAGCGCCTGCTGCAGACGCTCGTCGCGCTCGGCTACGTCGCGCGCGAGCCCGACACCGAGCACTACCGGCTCACGATGCAACTGTTCGAGCTGGGCGCGAAGGCGCTGGAGAGCGTCGATCTGGTGCGCGAGGCCGATCTCGAGATGCGGCGCATCGCGGCCGCCACGCGCGAGGCGATCCATCTCGGCGCGCTCGACGACGACGCGATCATCTACATCCACAAGATCGACGCCGACTACGGGCTGCGCATGCAGTCGCGCATCGGGCGCCGCAATCCGCTGCACAGTACGGCGATCGGCAAGGTGCTGCTGGCCTGGATGCCCGACGACGAAGTGCGGGAGATCCTCGCGCGCGTGGAGTTCCGCCCGTCCACGGCGCGCACGCTGGGCTCGGCGCAGGCGCTGCTGGCGATCCTGCCGAGCGTGCGCGAGCAGGGCTACGGCGAGGACGACGAGGAACAGGAGGAGGGCCTGCGCTGCCTCGCCGCGCCGATCTTCAACCGCTTCGGCAACGTGGTCGCGGCGCTGTCGATCTCGTTTCCGACCATGCGCTGCGGCGCGAACACGAAGACGCACTACGTCGCGCTGCTGCGCGAGGCGGGGCAGGCCATCTCGGCGCGCATCGGCTATCGCGGCGCGTGGCCCGGCCCGGGCGCCGGGCGCTAG
- a CDS encoding LysR family transcriptional regulator — MELKLLRTFLTVTELRHFGRAADALHMSQPALSKQIGALEASLGGRLFERGRHGAELTPFGETFVVDAQALVHDADEILARARESSGGRRGHLRIGICLSVLTLVPPLIAEFRRRNPSVSVTLSDLSSGEQTRRLASGKLEAGFMRMPAADGLASFKMVDETLALALPPQLGHARLPARLEVLNEIGFIALQRSRGAGLAAQVDRWCLAHGFVPNVSQQAEDVQSVLASVAAGAGVAFIPSRARHLLRDATVLELRDRTAKWRVGLAWPTARHHAVTEHFVSFMRTAIRGAEKA; from the coding sequence ATGGAACTGAAACTGCTGCGGACCTTCCTGACCGTCACCGAGCTGCGCCATTTCGGCCGCGCGGCCGACGCGCTGCACATGAGCCAGCCCGCGCTCAGCAAGCAGATCGGCGCGCTCGAGGCAAGCCTTGGCGGGCGCCTGTTCGAGCGCGGCCGGCACGGCGCCGAACTCACGCCGTTCGGCGAGACCTTCGTGGTCGACGCGCAGGCGCTCGTGCATGACGCCGACGAGATCCTGGCCCGCGCGCGCGAGTCGAGCGGCGGCCGGCGCGGGCACCTGCGCATCGGCATCTGCCTGTCGGTGCTGACGCTGGTGCCGCCGCTGATCGCCGAGTTCCGGCGCCGCAATCCGTCGGTGTCGGTCACGCTGAGCGACCTGTCGTCGGGCGAGCAGACGCGCCGCCTCGCTTCGGGCAAGCTCGAAGCCGGCTTCATGCGGATGCCGGCGGCCGACGGCCTGGCGTCGTTCAAGATGGTCGACGAAACGCTCGCGCTGGCGCTGCCGCCGCAGCTCGGACATGCGCGCCTGCCGGCACGGCTCGAGGTGCTCAACGAGATCGGCTTCATCGCGCTGCAGCGCTCGCGCGGCGCCGGGCTGGCCGCGCAGGTCGATCGCTGGTGCCTCGCGCATGGTTTCGTGCCGAACGTGAGCCAGCAGGCCGAGGACGTGCAGTCGGTGCTCGCCTCGGTGGCGGCGGGCGCCGGCGTGGCCTTCATCCCGTCGCGCGCGCGCCATCTGCTGCGCGATGCCACCGTGCTGGAACTGCGCGACCGCACCGCGAAATGGCGCGTCGGGCTCGCCTGGCCGACCGCGCGGCACCATGCGGTGACGGAGCATTTCGTGTCGTTCATGCGCACGGCGATCCGCGGCGCGGAAAAGGCGTGA
- a CDS encoding MerR family transcriptional regulator gives MKIGELARRTGLAPSRIRFYEARGLLRTATRLANGYREYASDAELALAVIVHAQQAGFSLDEIRDMLPEDLSDWRHDELLPRLRRKVADIERMEQQLALGKARLLAVIRQVEEKPDDMACAENARRVLDGLLVAPLPRDDIASS, from the coding sequence ATGAAAATCGGAGAACTGGCCCGGCGCACCGGGCTCGCGCCGTCGCGCATCCGCTTCTACGAAGCCCGGGGCCTGCTGCGCACGGCGACGCGGCTGGCCAACGGCTACCGTGAATATGCGTCCGACGCCGAACTCGCGCTGGCCGTGATCGTGCATGCGCAGCAAGCCGGCTTCTCGCTCGACGAGATTCGCGACATGCTGCCCGAGGATCTGTCGGACTGGCGCCACGACGAGCTGCTGCCGAGGCTGCGGCGCAAAGTGGCCGACATCGAGCGCATGGAGCAGCAGCTCGCGCTCGGCAAGGCACGGCTGCTCGCGGTGATCCGGCAGGTCGAGGAAAAACCCGACGACATGGCCTGCGCCGAGAACGCCCGGCGCGTGCTCGACGGCCTGCTCGTCGCGCCGCTGCCGCGCGACGATATTGCGTCCTCCTGA
- a CDS encoding NADH:flavin oxidoreductase/NADH oxidase family protein — translation MTLFTTLTLPNGTVIPNRLAKAAMEENLADADHAPSAALLRLYRAWADGGAGLVLTGNVMIDRRAMTGPGGVVLEDDRHLERFARWAQVARSGGAQVWMQINHPGRQMPAELGQPTVAPSAVAMDLGAFSNRFRMPVAITDAQIAELVRRFARTAQLAEAAGFNGVQIHAAHGYLLSQFLSPLTNRRDDRWGGPIANRARLLLEVVAAVRAVVGAGFAVSVKLNSADFQRGGFEPDEARQVVAMLGELPVDLIELSGGSYEAPAMQGQARDGRTLAREAYFLEFARDIAAVSRVPLMVTGGIRRRAVAEQVVASGVAMAGIATALSIAPDLPRRWRAGEALAPALRPVTLKDKALGAMANMAMVKYQLVRLSRGRGTKPDVWPIGALVRQRLANACQVRRYRRWSARGGER, via the coding sequence ATGACACTTTTCACCACCCTGACGCTGCCGAACGGCACCGTCATCCCGAACCGTCTGGCCAAGGCCGCGATGGAGGAAAACCTGGCCGATGCCGACCATGCGCCGTCCGCGGCGCTGTTGCGGCTCTATCGCGCGTGGGCCGACGGCGGCGCCGGGCTGGTGCTGACCGGCAACGTGATGATCGACCGGCGCGCCATGACGGGGCCGGGCGGCGTGGTGCTGGAGGACGACCGGCATCTCGAGCGCTTCGCGCGCTGGGCGCAGGTGGCGCGCTCGGGCGGCGCGCAGGTGTGGATGCAGATCAACCATCCGGGCCGGCAGATGCCGGCCGAACTGGGCCAGCCGACCGTCGCGCCGTCGGCCGTGGCGATGGACCTGGGCGCCTTTTCGAACCGGTTCCGGATGCCCGTCGCGATCACGGACGCGCAGATCGCCGAACTCGTGCGGCGTTTCGCGCGCACCGCGCAGCTGGCCGAAGCGGCCGGTTTCAACGGCGTGCAGATCCATGCCGCGCACGGGTATCTGCTGAGCCAGTTTCTCTCGCCGCTGACGAACCGGCGCGACGATCGCTGGGGCGGCCCGATCGCCAACCGCGCGCGCCTGCTGCTGGAGGTGGTGGCCGCCGTGCGCGCGGTGGTCGGCGCCGGGTTCGCGGTGTCGGTCAAGCTCAACTCGGCCGATTTTCAGCGCGGCGGCTTCGAGCCCGACGAGGCGAGGCAGGTGGTGGCGATGCTGGGCGAACTGCCGGTGGACCTGATCGAGCTGTCGGGCGGCAGCTACGAGGCGCCGGCGATGCAGGGGCAGGCGCGCGATGGCCGCACGCTCGCGCGCGAGGCCTATTTCCTCGAATTCGCGCGCGACATCGCGGCGGTCTCGCGCGTGCCGCTGATGGTGACGGGCGGCATCCGGCGTCGCGCGGTGGCCGAGCAGGTGGTCGCGAGCGGCGTGGCGATGGCGGGGATCGCCACGGCGCTGTCGATCGCCCCGGACCTGCCGCGCCGCTGGCGCGCCGGCGAGGCGCTCGCGCCCGCGCTGCGCCCCGTCACGCTGAAGGACAAGGCGCTCGGCGCGATGGCGAACATGGCGATGGTCAAGTACCAACTGGTGCGCCTGAGCCGCGGTCGCGGCACGAAGCCCGACGTCTGGCCGATCGGCGCACTGGTGCGCCAGCGCCTCGCGAACGCGTGTCAGGTGCGTCGATATCGGCGCTGGTCGGCACGCGGTGGGGAGCGTTGA
- a CDS encoding DMT family transporter yields MNLAYPAFAVLGVIWGTNFLMMKWASLLITPLQIVFLRVLFGFVAILVFALLRRDLHWRQARQIHHFFVMSLLATSVYYFAFAKGASLLASGVAGMLSGAIPLFSFVCAALFLDSERPRPRKIAGVALGFAGVLLIARPWNGAANGVNPFGVLFMLAGSASVGASFVYARRFLSAHAFSPFALATWQMGLALVTLAAVTDFHGIERIATDRATFAGMVFGLGLAGTGIAFVLYYFIVHRLGAVAASSVTYLPPVVALAIGCVFAGEPLHSWDLGALALILCGVYLLQAPRGKPNPRDSRARAV; encoded by the coding sequence ATGAACCTCGCCTATCCTGCCTTCGCCGTGCTCGGCGTGATCTGGGGCACCAATTTCCTGATGATGAAGTGGGCAAGCCTGCTGATCACGCCGCTGCAGATCGTGTTCCTGCGCGTGCTGTTCGGCTTCGTGGCGATTCTCGTGTTCGCGCTGCTGCGGCGCGACCTGCACTGGCGGCAGGCGCGGCAGATCCATCACTTCTTCGTGATGTCGCTGCTGGCCACCTCGGTCTACTACTTCGCGTTCGCCAAGGGCGCGTCGCTGCTCGCCTCGGGCGTGGCCGGCATGCTGAGCGGCGCGATCCCGCTGTTCTCGTTCGTCTGCGCTGCGCTGTTCCTCGACAGCGAACGGCCGCGGCCGCGCAAGATCGCCGGCGTCGCGCTCGGCTTCGCGGGCGTGCTGCTGATCGCGCGGCCGTGGAACGGCGCGGCCAACGGCGTGAATCCGTTCGGCGTGCTGTTCATGCTGGCGGGCTCGGCCAGCGTGGGCGCGTCGTTCGTCTACGCGCGGCGCTTCCTGTCGGCGCATGCGTTCTCGCCGTTCGCGCTGGCCACCTGGCAGATGGGGCTCGCGCTCGTCACGCTCGCGGCGGTGACCGACTTCCACGGCATCGAGCGCATCGCCACCGACCGCGCGACGTTCGCCGGCATGGTGTTCGGCCTCGGGCTCGCCGGCACCGGCATCGCGTTCGTGCTGTATTACTTCATCGTGCATCGGCTCGGCGCCGTCGCGGCGTCGAGCGTCACCTACCTGCCGCCCGTGGTCGCGCTCGCGATCGGCTGCGTGTTCGCGGGCGAACCGCTGCATTCATGGGATCTCGGCGCGCTCGCGCTGATCCTGTGCGGCGTGTATCTGCTGCAGGCGCCGCGCGGCAAGCCGAACCCGCGTGATTCGCGGGCGCGGGCCGTTTGA
- a CDS encoding SDR family oxidoreductase encodes MTAEKVALVTAAGKGMGAAIATELAANGYRVALMSPSGSAERLAAELGGFGISGSVTEDADVDRLVAGTLERYGRIDAVVNNTGHPPKGELLAIDDGQWHLGLDLIVLSVARVLRRVTPVFLAQGGGAVVNISSFAADAPEPAMPVSSTLRAALSAYTRLYAERYASEGIRINSVLPGFIDSWPATPEVVARIPAGRFGRTREVAKTVAFLLSDGAGYITGQNLRVDGGIVRAL; translated from the coding sequence ATGACTGCAGAAAAAGTCGCGCTCGTCACGGCGGCGGGCAAGGGCATGGGCGCGGCCATCGCGACCGAACTGGCCGCGAACGGCTATCGCGTCGCGCTGATGTCGCCATCGGGCAGCGCCGAGCGTCTCGCCGCGGAACTGGGCGGCTTCGGCATCTCGGGCTCGGTCACCGAGGACGCCGACGTCGATCGGCTGGTGGCCGGCACGCTCGAACGCTACGGCCGCATCGACGCGGTGGTCAACAACACCGGCCATCCGCCCAAGGGCGAGTTGCTCGCGATCGACGACGGGCAATGGCATCTCGGGCTCGACCTGATCGTGCTCAGCGTCGCGCGCGTGCTGCGGCGCGTGACGCCGGTGTTCCTGGCGCAGGGCGGCGGCGCGGTGGTCAACATCTCGAGCTTCGCGGCCGATGCGCCGGAGCCGGCGATGCCGGTGTCGTCGACGCTACGCGCGGCGCTGAGCGCCTACACGCGGCTCTATGCGGAGCGCTACGCAAGCGAAGGAATCCGGATCAACTCGGTGCTGCCGGGCTTCATCGACAGCTGGCCTGCCACGCCCGAGGTCGTGGCACGGATTCCGGCCGGGCGCTTCGGCCGGACCCGGGAGGTCGCGAAGACGGTCGCGTTCCTGCTGTCGGACGGCGCCGGCTACATCACCGGGCAGAACCTGCGCGTGGACGGCGGCATCGTCCGCGCGCTGTAA
- a CDS encoding LysE/ArgO family amino acid transporter → MNWIAFTHGAALCASLIVTIGAQNAFVLRQGIMRSHIGKIVVLCALSDMLLIAVGVGGASALVERYPTFIHVVLYIGLAYLAWFGLSALLRALKPGHATLDAASGQVAPPAQRALPIVMMTLAFTWLNPHVYLDTFLLIGTAGAREPAGARVAFAIGAMTVSVLWFIGLGYGARLLAPLFRKAVAWRLLDGAVGSMVLCLAATQLR, encoded by the coding sequence ATGAACTGGATCGCCTTCACTCACGGCGCCGCGCTCTGCGCGTCGCTGATCGTCACCATCGGCGCGCAGAACGCCTTCGTGCTGCGCCAGGGCATCATGCGCTCGCATATCGGCAAGATCGTCGTGCTCTGCGCGCTGTCCGACATGCTGCTGATCGCCGTCGGCGTGGGCGGCGCCTCGGCGCTGGTCGAGCGCTACCCCACCTTCATCCACGTCGTGCTCTACATCGGCCTCGCCTATCTGGCGTGGTTCGGCCTGAGCGCGCTGCTGCGCGCGCTGAAGCCCGGCCACGCCACGCTCGACGCCGCCTCGGGCCAGGTGGCGCCGCCCGCGCAGCGCGCGCTGCCGATCGTGATGATGACGCTCGCCTTCACCTGGCTCAATCCGCACGTCTACCTCGACACCTTTCTGCTGATCGGCACGGCCGGCGCGCGCGAGCCGGCCGGCGCGCGCGTGGCGTTCGCGATCGGCGCGATGACAGTCAGCGTGCTGTGGTTCATCGGCCTCGGCTACGGCGCGCGGCTGCTCGCGCCGCTGTTTCGCAAGGCGGTGGCGTGGCGCCTGCTGGACGGCGCGGTGGGCAGCATGGTGCTTTGTCTCGCGGCCACCCAGCTGCGTTGA
- a CDS encoding LysR family transcriptional regulator ArgP produces MLDYALLEALSAVIRHGSFERAAKDLNVSPSAVSQRIKLLEERVGSVLVKRGQPCVATTSGALLCRHTERVQLLEAELSGQVPHLPGAVGAWPTLRIAVNDDSVATWFVDAVAPFCAQSGTLLDLVIDDQDYTAERIRDGSVQGAITAQAEPIQGCRSTRLGRIRYHAVCSPAFQARYFADGLTREALRRAPCVMFSPKDSLQMRFIRRATRTDLDPPKHWIPHVAGYLRACETGLGWGMCPVRMIERQVASGEMVDLSEGRSIDIELYWQSWRLSIGWLDEFSRVLKTSAAQWLD; encoded by the coding sequence ATGCTCGACTACGCGCTGCTGGAGGCGCTGTCCGCGGTGATCCGGCACGGATCGTTCGAACGCGCGGCGAAGGACCTCAACGTGTCGCCGTCGGCGGTCTCACAACGCATCAAGCTGCTCGAGGAACGCGTCGGCAGCGTGCTCGTCAAGCGCGGGCAGCCGTGCGTGGCGACCACCTCGGGTGCGCTGCTGTGCCGGCATACCGAGCGCGTGCAGCTGCTCGAGGCCGAGCTGTCCGGGCAGGTGCCGCATCTGCCCGGCGCGGTGGGGGCGTGGCCGACGCTGCGGATCGCCGTGAACGACGACAGCGTGGCCACCTGGTTCGTCGACGCGGTCGCGCCGTTCTGCGCGCAGAGCGGCACGCTGCTCGACCTCGTGATCGACGACCAGGACTACACGGCCGAGCGGATTCGCGACGGCAGCGTGCAGGGCGCGATCACCGCGCAGGCCGAACCGATCCAGGGCTGCCGCTCGACGCGGCTCGGCCGGATTCGCTATCACGCGGTCTGTTCGCCGGCGTTCCAGGCGCGCTATTTCGCCGACGGCCTCACGCGCGAGGCGTTGCGGCGCGCGCCGTGCGTGATGTTCAGCCCGAAGGACAGCCTGCAGATGCGCTTCATCCGGCGCGCGACGCGCACCGACCTCGACCCGCCGAAGCACTGGATTCCGCACGTGGCCGGCTATTTGCGCGCCTGCGAGACGGGACTCGGCTGGGGGATGTGCCCGGTTCGCATGATCGAGCGGCAGGTCGCCTCGGGCGAGATGGTGGACCTGTCGGAGGGGCGCAGCATCGACATCGAGCTCTACTGGCAGAGCTGGCGGCTGTCGATCGGCTGGCTCGACGAGTTCAGCCGCGTGCTGAAGACGAGCGCCGCGCAGTGGCTCGATTGA
- the fnr gene encoding fumarate/nitrate reduction transcriptional regulator Fnr, whose translation MLIPLPQRSSRPVRSSSSWAPHPAAHCSTCSMRHLCMPQGLNTEAVERLESVICAARPVRRGEALFREGDEFDNLYAVRSGSIKTIATRQDGREQVAGLHLAGEALGFDGICDSHHPRTAVALEDSTVCVIPYGSLRSLCSEASTLQARVLKLMSEQIVRETTQAILLGSLNADERVASFLLDVSARYMVRGYSATEFNLRMTREDIGSYLGITLETVSRTLSKFQRQGLLVMQGRVVRVLDFDGLRAI comes from the coding sequence ATGTTGATTCCTCTCCCCCAACGTTCCTCCCGCCCGGTCCGCTCCTCCAGCTCCTGGGCTCCCCATCCCGCCGCGCATTGCTCCACCTGTTCGATGCGGCACCTCTGCATGCCCCAAGGCCTCAATACCGAGGCCGTCGAGCGCCTCGAGTCGGTGATCTGCGCGGCGCGCCCCGTGCGCCGCGGCGAAGCGCTGTTCCGTGAAGGCGACGAGTTCGACAACCTCTACGCGGTGCGTTCCGGTTCGATCAAGACCATCGCCACGCGCCAGGACGGCCGCGAGCAGGTAGCGGGCCTTCACCTGGCCGGCGAGGCGCTCGGCTTCGACGGCATCTGCGACAGCCACCATCCGCGCACCGCCGTCGCGCTCGAGGACAGCACCGTCTGCGTGATTCCCTACGGCTCGCTGCGCTCGCTGTGCTCCGAGGCCAGCACGCTGCAGGCACGCGTGCTGAAGCTGATGAGCGAGCAGATCGTGCGCGAGACCACGCAGGCCATCCTGCTCGGGTCGCTGAACGCCGACGAGCGCGTCGCCTCGTTCCTGCTCGACGTCTCGGCTCGCTACATGGTGCGCGGTTATTCGGCCACCGAGTTCAATCTGCGCATGACGCGCGAGGACATCGGCAGCTATCTGGGCATCACGCTCGAAACGGTCAGCCGCACGCTGTCGAAGTTCCAGCGGCAGGGCCTGCTCGTCATGCAGGGTCGCGTGGTTCGCGTGCTCGATTTCGACGGACTGCGCGCGATCTGA
- a CDS encoding universal stress protein, whose protein sequence is MYQRIFVAVDGSETSRHAFDAALALSQSEHATLRAFYAVENAAIYYNVPGYDPSVLREQLVAQGSDLTRDFAQRMQDAGVTGDVLTGEAATLADVSSLILEAATEYGADLLVLGTHGRRGFKRLMLGSIAEQCVRQACLPVLLIPSAASHSNEEAEKTKES, encoded by the coding sequence ATGTACCAGCGCATCTTCGTAGCAGTCGACGGCAGTGAAACGTCGCGTCACGCGTTCGATGCGGCCCTTGCCCTCTCGCAGTCCGAACACGCGACGCTGCGCGCGTTCTATGCGGTCGAGAACGCGGCCATCTACTACAACGTGCCGGGCTACGACCCGTCCGTGCTGCGCGAGCAGCTCGTGGCGCAGGGCAGCGACCTCACGCGCGACTTCGCGCAGCGCATGCAGGACGCCGGCGTGACGGGCGACGTGCTGACCGGCGAAGCCGCCACGCTCGCGGACGTGTCGTCGCTGATCCTCGAGGCGGCCACCGAATACGGCGCCGACCTGCTCGTGCTCGGCACCCACGGCCGGCGCGGATTCAAACGCCTAATGCTCGGCAGCATCGCCGAGCAATGCGTCCGACAGGCTTGTCTGCCGGTGCTTTTGATCCCTTCTGCGGCATCGCATTCAAACGAAGAGGCGGAAAAAACTAAGGAAAGCTGA